The Vigna unguiculata cultivar IT97K-499-35 chromosome 6, ASM411807v1, whole genome shotgun sequence genome contains a region encoding:
- the LOC114186776 gene encoding cellulose synthase-like protein E1 yields the protein MGITEHTPLFETKKSRGRLIYRSFATSLFVCICFVWIYRISHIIDAKGEDGKWVWLGMLGAEFWFGFYWVLTQAFRWNLVFRKPFRNILSQRYERKLPGVDIFVCTADPDIEPPMMVINTVLSVMAYDYPTEKLNVYLSDDAGSQITFYALLEASNFAKHWIPFCRKFKVEPRSPAAYFKSIVSSGYSNHSDQTKELTAIKKLYNEMERRIEDATKFGEVPKEARLKHKGFSQWDSYSSRRDHDTIFEILLHRKDPENSKDVDGFLLPTLVYLAREKRPQYFHNFKAGAMNSLLRVSSNISDGKIILNVDCDMYSNNSQSVRDALCFFMDEEKGHKIAYVQFRQIFENVTKNDLYGSNLLAISEVEFPGADGCGGPLYVGSGCFHRRESLCGLKFSDQYRNNWNVNEDYQFKETSLEELKEESKALASCTYEENTLWGKEMGLRYGCPVEDVITGLSIQCQGWKSVYYNPPRKAFLGLAPTTLPQTLVQHKRWSEGDLQILLSKFSPAWYGLGRISLALQMGYSIYCLWAPSSFATLYYSIIPSLYLLKGIPLFPKMSSPWFIPFAYIIVGEATYSLLEFLFCGGTFQGWWNELRIWLYKRTSSYLFACIDTILKLFGFSDSTFVITSKVTEEEASKRYEKEIMEFGTSSPMLTVLATLALLNLFCFLSVLKDAVLREDGFGICDTMVLQVLLCGFLVLINLPIYQGLFLRKDNGRLPGSVAIKSVLLALCVVTFFSFA from the exons AAGACTCATCTATAGGTCCTTTGCAACTTCATTATTTGTGTGCATATGCTTCGTATGGATTTACAGAATTAGCCATATCATAGATGCAAAAGGTGAAGATGGCAAATGGGTATGGCTTGGTATGCTTGGTGCTGAATTCTGGTTTGGCTTTTACTGGGTTCTCACTCAGGCCTTCAGATGGAACCTTGTCTTCAGAAAACCCTTCAGAAACATACTCTCTCAGAG ATATGAGAGAAAGTTGCCAGGAGTGGACATATTTGTGTGCACAGCAGACCCTGATATTGAGCCACCAATGATGGTGATTAACACAGTGCTATCTGTTATGGCTTACGACTATCCAACTGAGAAATTGAATGTGTATCTCTCTGATGATGCTGGATCTCAAATCACGTTCTATGCTCTATTGGAGGCATCAAACTTTGCAAAACATTGGATTCCATTTTGCAGAAAGTTCAAAGTGGAACCAAGGTCACCAGCTGCATATTTTAAGAGTATAGTCTCATCAGGTTACTCTAATCATTCTGATCAAACCAAAGAGCTAACAGCTATCAAG AAATTGTACAACGAAATGGAAAGACGTATTGAAGATGCAACCAAGTTTGGTGAAGTACCCAAAGAAGCACGTCTAAAGCATAAGGGATTTTCTCAGTGGGATTCATATTCTTCTCGACGTGACCATGATACAATTTTTGAA ATACTACTTCATAGAAAGGACCCTGAGAATTCAAAAGATGTTGATGGATTCCTTTTACCAACTCTGGTGTATTTGGCTCGTGAGAAGAGACCCCAATATTTCCACAACTTCAAAGCTGGAGCTATGAATTCACTG TTAAGGGTGTCTTCCAATATCAGTGACGGGAAAATCATTCTAAATGTAGACTGTGACATGTACTCAAACAATTCACAGTCTGTGAGAGATGCTCTATGTTTTTTCATGGATGAAGAGAAAGGTCACAAAATAGCTTATGTGCAGTTCCGTCAGATTTTTGAGAATGTCACTAAGAATGATTTATATGGAAGTAATCTATTAGCAATATCCGAG GTGGAGTTCCCTGGTGCAGATGGTTGTGGGGGTCCTTTGTATGTAGGAAGTGGCTGCTTTCACAGGAGAGAATCTCTTTGTGGATTGAAATTCAGTGATCAATATAGGAATAACTGGAATGTTAATGAAGATTATCAGTTTAAAGAAACAAGCTTGGAGGAACTGAAAGAAGAATCAAAGGCTCTTGCAAGTTGCACCTATGAGGAAAACACACTGTGGGGAAAAGAG ATGGGTTTAAGATATGGGTGTCCAGTGGAGGATGTGATAACAGGATTGTCTATTCAATGCCAAGGATGGAAATCAGTGTACTACAATCCACCAAGGAAGGCTTTCTTAGGGTTAGCTCCAACTACCTTGCCTCAAACACTTGTTCAACACAAGAGATGGTCTGAAGGAGACTTGCAAATTTTGCTTTCAAAATTTAGCCCTGCATGGTATGGTTTGGGAAGGATCAGTTTGGCACTCCAAATGGGATATAGTATTTATTGCTTATGGGCACCTAGCTCTTTTGCAACACTATACTATTCTATCATCCCTTCATTGTACCTCCTTAAAGGCATTCCCTTGTTTCCAAAg ATGTCAAGTCCATGGTTCATACCTTTTGCATATATCATTGTTGGTGAAGCCACTTATAGTTTGTTGGAGTTTTTATTCTGTGGGGGAACATTTCAAGGTTGGTGGAATGAACTACGGATATGGCTATACAAGAGAACAAGCTCTTATCTTTTTGCCTGCATTGACACCATCTTGAAGCTTTTTGGATTCTCAGATTCAACTTTTGTTATCACAAGTAAAGTTACTGAAGAAGAAGCTTCCAAACGCTATGAGAAGGAAATCATGGAGTTTGGAACCTCCTCTCCAATGCTCACTGTATTAGCAACTCTTGCATTGCTGAATTTGTTCTGTTTTCTGAGTGTGTTGAAGGATGCAGTTCTAAGGGAAGATGGCTTTGGAATTTGTGACACAATGGTGTTGCAAGTTCTTTTGTGTGGATTTTTGGTTCTCATCAATTTGCCTATATACCAAGGACTTTTCTTAAGGAAGGACAATGGAAGATTACCTGGTTCTGTTGCCATAAAATCAGTGTTGCTAGCACTATGTGTAGTTACTTTCTTCAGCTTTGCTTGA